From a single Bufo bufo chromosome 9, aBufBuf1.1, whole genome shotgun sequence genomic region:
- the LOC120979374 gene encoding olfactory receptor 1009-like gives MKNLTKDTEFILIGLSVHPHNLHFLFVVFFIIYVLTVIINFLIIAFVFTDSQLHTPMYFFLGNLAFIDIFYSSVTGPRMLHDLLTQNHSMSLPACTTQVFFFIFLASAELFLLSAMSYDRYIAICHPLHYSQIMSWTVCTQMASGVWVLGFFYSLVHTLFSLRLTFCGPNTIHNFFCDLPHLFQNSCTDTFINILVILIVGGSLGIGAFSITIVPYTHIFSTILKIKTKHGKLKAFSTCTSHLTVVFIFYGSIIFIYFVPTTSNLFTVNRVVSVTYALINPLLNPLIYSIRNKDLKGAVKRTIHHMNWKN, from the coding sequence atgaagaattTGACCAAAGACACTGAGTTTATTCTTATCGGCCTCTCAGTTCATCCACACAACCTACATTTTCTCTTTGTTGTCTTCTTCATCATATATGTCTTGACCGTCATCATCAACTTCCTAATCATTGCCTTTGTCTTCACTGACTCCCAGCTTCACACTCCAATGTACTTCTTTCTTGGAAACTTGGCCTTTATAGACATCTTCTACTCATCGGTGACAGGTCCAAGAATGCTTCACGACCTGCTCACCCAGAATCACTCGATGTCTCTGCCAGCCTGCACAACCCAAGTCTTCTTCTTCATTTTCTTGGCCAGTGCAGAACTCTTCTTGCTCTCTGCTATGTCCTATGACAGATATATTGCCATCTGCCACCCTCTGCACTACTCTCAGATCATGTCCTGGACGGTTTGTACACAGATGGCCTCTGGGGTTTGGGTTCTTGGGTTTTTCTATTCACTGGTCCACACTTTATTCTCACTCAGATTGACCTTCTGTGGTCCAAACACCATCCACAACTTCTTCTGTGACCTTCCTCATTTATTCCAGAACTCTTGCACTGATACTTTTATTAACATTTTAGTCATATTAATTGTAGGTGGAAGCCTTGGAATTGGGGCCTTCTCCATCACAATTGTCCCATATACTCACATCTTCAGCACCATTCTCAAGATCAAGACAAAACATGGAAAGCTTAAAGCCTTCTCAACCTGCACCTCTCATCTTACCGTggtgtttattttctatgggtccataatttttatctattttgtGCCCACCACGAGTAATCTCTTTACTGTTAACAGGGTGGTGTCCGTGACATATGCCCTCATTAACCCTTTACTTAACCCCCTGATATACAGCATTAGGAACAAAGACCTCAAGGGAGCTGTCAAGAGAACCATCCATCACATGAATTGGAAAAACTGA